In the genome of Poecilia reticulata strain Guanapo linkage group LG16, Guppy_female_1.0+MT, whole genome shotgun sequence, one region contains:
- the LOC103478232 gene encoding uncharacterized protein LOC103478232 translates to MALPADGSPTLEGLPDNGKEHGKVWLNETDMVSEDHGEESRYSTPLQSVDXSISSSEDEVGHDCTIRSSGSSTTSSSEDEVGNEDQDGIKSRLRVVQVLRPNIKFLWGIQVLEQSLKLLNSTVHQLCSADSSLTVADVASQLLEILPPNFKYVQVMGVXQKPREDTAPSTSLEFTSGLDHQEEPILRPEKSRPVCTXQHXQVGLKEDAAHVTSVTGTNRKRTKDSEAEEEPLAKRTKYSDDASGEEVLESTLRKVAWRCLSPWTSCEDPGLSSPVLSPSCEMARKRPXLSSPVLSPSSLSHCEDPILSPCVFSSSPSIQCESPIPSPDSYFWMETEEDVEEEPIPSTSSGITARASSRYVWFRPRYVLSSDSD, encoded by the coding sequence ATGGCGCTTCCAGCAGATGGATCCCCGACGTTGGAGGGACTTCCAGACAACGGTAAGGAACACGGTAAGGTGTGGTTAAATGAAACTGACATGGTTTCTGAAGACCACGGMGAGGAGTCGAGGTATAGTACACCTCTGCAGTCTGTGGACYKTTCTATCAGCTCCAGTGAAGACGAGGTAGGTCATGACTGTACTATCCGCTCCAGTGGTAGCTCTACTACCAGCTCCAGTGAAGACGAGGTAGGTAATGAAGACCAGGATGGCATTAAATCCCGACTTCGGGTTGTCCAGGTCCTTCGACCAAACATTAAATTCCTGTGGGGCATACAGGTGCTTGAACAGTCATTGAAACTCCTGAATTCGACCGTTCATCAGCTGTGCTCCGCTGACAGTAGTCTGACGGTGGCCGATGTTGCGTCACAGCTTCTTGAGATTCTTCCCCCAAATTTCAAATACGTACAAGTCATGGGGGTGGYTCAGAAGCCTCGAGAAGACACGGCTCCCTCTACTTCACTTGAATTCACATCTGGACTTGACCACCAGGAAGAGCCCATTTTGCGTCCAGAGAAATCTAGACCTGTCTGTACCTTKCAACATYMTCAGGTAGGTTTGAAAGAGGACGCGGCTCATGTGACATCTGTGACTGGCACAAACAGAAAGAGGACAAAGGACAGTGAAGCTGAAGAGGAGCCCCTAGCCAAGAGGACCAAGTATAGTGATGATGCCAGTGGGGAAGAGGTCCTGGAGAGCACCCTCAGAAAGGTGGCATGGAGATGTCTCTCACCATGGACGTCGTGTGAGGATCCTGGACTGTCATCCCCCGTCCTCAGTCCCTCTTGTGAAATGGCGCGTAAACGTCCTGRTTTGTCATCCCCTGTCCTCAGTCCCTCATCATTGTCGCACTGTGAAGATCCCATTCTGTCACCCTGTGTTTTCAGTTCTTCACCTTCAATACAATGTGAAAGTCCAATTCCATCCCCTGACTCGTATTTCTGGATGGAGACTGAAGAGGACGTAGAAGAGGAACCAATACCTTCAACATCTAGTGGAATTACAGCAAGAGCGAGTTCCAGATAYGTGTGGTTTAGACCTCGCTACGTCTTGTCAAGTGACTCTGATTAG
- the pnisr gene encoding arginine/serine-rich protein PNISR isoform X3 — MWDQGGQPWPQWPLSSQQQWMQSFQHQHDPGQVDWAALAQAWIAQKESTGTQPHNIQPNGQDLPGHDSGPPAPPANHGAFQGEPGFGRMWQPEWGIHGQGPPPPPPPPPEQPWIPPGSGPMDVVAPSEDSNSQDSVEFNSDAHRGGYSQNSHGTVQLRPSPRLPQGFTPRTGRAPLRAGGTPDHLASGTGPDPPSSSPSSLQRPQLLWLL, encoded by the exons ATGTGGGACCAGGGAGGACAGCCGTGGCCGCAGTGGCCTCTGAGCAGCCAGCAGCAATGGATGCAGTCCTTCCAGCACCAGCATGACCCAG GTCAAGTGGACTGGGCTGCTCTGGCGCAGGCCTGGATAGCCCAAAAAGAGTCGACAGGAACGCAACCGCACAACATTCAGCCTAATGGTCAAGACCTCCCCGGCCATGATTCTGGTccacctgctcctcctgctAACCATGGAGCCTTTCAGGGTGAACCTGGATTTGGACGGATGTGGCAACCAG AGTGGGGGATACATGGTCAGGGCCCTCCCCCTCCGCCGCCCCCTCCACCCGAGCAGCCCTGGATCCCTCCTGGGTCCGGCCCGATGGACGTGGTGGCCCCGAGCGAGGACAGCAACAGCCAGGACAGCGTGGAGTTCAACTCTGACGCCCACCGCGGGGGTTACTCCCAGAACAGCCATGG CACGGTGCAGCTCCGTCCTTCCCCCCGACTCCCTCAGGGTTTCACTCCCCGTACTGGCAGGGCCCCCCTCAGAGCAGGCGGGACGCCCGACCACCTGGCTTCAGGGACCGGCCCCGATCCCCCATCCAGCTCCCCGTCAAGCCTCCAGAGGCCCCAGCTCCTCTGGCTCCTCTAG
- the pnisr gene encoding arginine/serine-rich protein PNISR isoform X2 produces the protein MWDQGGQPWPQWPLSSQQQWMQSFQHQHDPGQVDWAALAQAWIAQKESTGTQPHNIQPNGQDLPGHDSGPPAPPANHGAFQGEPGFGRMWQPEWGIHGQGPPPPPPPPPEQPWIPPGSGPMDVVAPSEDSNSQDSVEFNSDAHRGGYSQNSHGYGAQPDSYAMAPMAMNQFDYQHGAAPSFPPTPSGFHSPYWQGPPQSRRDARPPGFRDRPRSPIQLPVKPPEAPAPLAPLAPLDAVKRRTLPAWIREGLEKMDREKQKKLERERMEKERAEMKKDDRKEHEVSVEGDGPRLPRKSKFDSDDEGNDEHESEEKITVKREFAARSPSPPAEDSEPELTDELKEELLMGITKTLLTEILLTVTNEEIMHVARDTHRKATRAPAKQLAQSSALASLTGLSGIGDYGSDESEDEDDDARSARGSDSSETDEEELHHRIRAKQDAFRRKEQELQEKLAQEALIAREMAKERLSREKGEYNEGQLENAHKQEVNEKEPESVVDRRGSRSDEGKHSGRGKEQSRRGGSDSPANGHSSSSRSTSSRSSSRSSSTSSSSSASSRSSSRSLSPQRKRRRSRSSSRKARRRSRSHSSHRHRSEKARDRRRRSAERSSRHKRERSASREHRSRRSRSRSRERDRDRGRGRGRDSRSRSRDRARDKDRKRSRERRDSSHSRSSKHKQKASSRDRERRRDRSRSHEKDKKKKDKDREKDSDKKKEKPRSKDKEKEKGISVTEENDKAKKRKESDSLTDSQSDKRSRHDSKSSKKGSSKASKKRSDSDSSRSPTPEVSKEKKSKKSKRSRSRSVEKSHKSGKKASRKHKSKSRSRSASPSHRSKR, from the exons ATGTGGGACCAGGGAGGACAGCCGTGGCCGCAGTGGCCTCTGAGCAGCCAGCAGCAATGGATGCAGTCCTTCCAGCACCAGCATGACCCAG GTCAAGTGGACTGGGCTGCTCTGGCGCAGGCCTGGATAGCCCAAAAAGAGTCGACAGGAACGCAACCGCACAACATTCAGCCTAATGGTCAAGACCTCCCCGGCCATGATTCTGGTccacctgctcctcctgctAACCATGGAGCCTTTCAGGGTGAACCTGGATTTGGACGGATGTGGCAACCAG AGTGGGGGATACATGGTCAGGGCCCTCCCCCTCCGCCGCCCCCTCCACCCGAGCAGCCCTGGATCCCTCCTGGGTCCGGCCCGATGGACGTGGTGGCCCCGAGCGAGGACAGCAACAGCCAGGACAGCGTGGAGTTCAACTCTGACGCCCACCGCGGGGGTTACTCCCAGAACAGCCATGGGTATGGGGCACAGCCCGACAGCTACGCCATGGCCCCCATGGCCATGAACCAGTTTGATTATCAG CACGGTGCAGCTCCGTCCTTCCCCCCGACTCCCTCAGGGTTTCACTCCCCGTACTGGCAGGGCCCCCCTCAGAGCAGGCGGGACGCCCGACCACCTGGCTTCAGGGACCGGCCCCGATCCCCCATCCAGCTCCCCGTCAAGCCTCCAGAGGCCCCAGCTCCTCTGGCTCCTCTAGCACCTCTAG ACGCCGTAAAGCGCCGCACGCTGCCAGCATGGATCCGAGAGGGTCTGGAGAAGATGGACAgggagaagcagaagaagctgGAGCGAGAGCGGATGGAGAAGGAGCGTGCCGAAATGAAAAAGGACGACAGGAAAGAACACGAAGTCAGCGTGGAAGGGGATGGGCCCCGTTTGCCCCGCAAGAGCAAATTT GACAGCGACGACGAGGGCAATGACGAGCACGAGAGTGAAGAGAAGATAACCGTGAAGCGAGAGTTTGCCGCCCGCAGCCCATCTCCGCCGGCGGAGGACAGCGAACCAGAACTAACTGACGAGTTGAAGGAGGAGCTGCTG ATGGGCATCACTAAAACTCTTCTGACTGAGATCCTCCTCACGGTCACCAATGAGGAGATCATGCACGTTGCCAGGGATACTCACAGAAAAGCCACTCGAG CTCCTGCAAAACAGCTGGCACAGTCAAGTGCACTGGCTTCTCTGACCGGTCTCA GTGGGATTGGTGACTACGGCTCAGATGAAAGCGAGGACGAGGACGACGACGCTCGCAGCGCTCGAGGGTCTGACTCTTCGGAGACAGACGAGGAAGAACTGCACCACCGCATCCGAGCAAAGCAGGACGCCTTCCGCCGTAAAGAGCAGGAATTGCAGGAAAAACTGGCGCAAGAAGCTCTGATTGCACGTG AGATGGCGAAGGAGAGATTGAGCAGAGAAAAGGGGGAATACAATGAGGGTCAGTTagaaaatgcacacaaacaggaagtaaacgAGAAGGAGCCAGAGTCTGTGGTAGACAGGCGTGGGTCCCGTAGTGATGAGGGCAAGCACTCGGGCCGAGGGAAGGAACAATCGAGGCGAGGTGGCAGCGACTCCCCGGCCAACGgccacagcagcagctcccGCTCCACCTCCAGCCGCAGCAGCTCCCGCTCCTCCTCCACGTCCTCGTCTTCTTCTGCATCTTCCCGTAGCTCCTCTCGGTCTTTGTCCCCACAAAGGAAGAGGCGGCGTAGTCGCTCTTCATCCCGCAAAGCTCGGCGGCGCAGCCGGAGCCACAGCTCCCACAGGCACCGCAGCGAGAAGGCCagggacaggaggaggaggagcgcaGAGCGCTCAAGTCGCCATAAGAGGGAGCGCAGCGCTTCCAGAGAGCACAGGAGCCGCAGGAGTAGGTCCCGGTCCAGGGAACGAGACAGGGACAGAGGCAGGGGTAGGGGCAGAGACAGCCGCAGTCGCAGCAGAGACAGAGCTAGAGACAAGGACAGGAAGAGGAGCCGGGAGCGCAGGGACAGCAGTCACAGTCGGAgcagcaaacacaaacaaaaggcctccagcagggacagggagaggaggagagacagAAGTCGAAGCCAtgaaaaagataagaaaaagaaagataaagacagagaaaaagattcagacaaaaagaaagagaaacctAGATCTAAAGAcaaggagaaggaaaaaggaaTCTCTGTAACAGAGGAGAACGACAAggcaaagaaaaggaaagagagcGATTCATTGACGGACTCCCAGAGCGACAAGCGCTCTCGGCACGATAGCAAATCATCTAAGAAGGGCTCCAGCAAAGCTAGCAAGAAGCGCTCAGACTCCGACTCAAGTAGATCCCCCACCCCCGAAGTTAGCAAGGAAAAGAAATCTAAGAAATCCAAACGTAGCCGGTCAAGGTCGGTGGAAAAATCTCACAAGTCTGGTAAGAAGGCAAGCCGCAAACACAAGTCTAAGTCACGATCAAG GTCCGCATCCCCATCCCATCGAAGCAAACGCTGA
- the pnisr gene encoding arginine/serine-rich protein PNISR isoform X1, protein MWDQGGQPWPQWPLSSQQQWMQSFQHQHDPGQVDWAALAQAWIAQKESTGTQPHNIQPNGQDLPGHDSGPPAPPANHGAFQGEPGFGRMWQPEWGIHGQGPPPPPPPPPEQPWIPPGSGPMDVVAPSEDSNSQDSVEFNSDAHRGGYSQNSHGYGAQPDSYAMAPMAMNQFDYQHGAAPSFPPTPSGFHSPYWQGPPQSRRDARPPGFRDRPRSPIQLPVKPPEAPAPLAPLAPLDAVKRRTLPAWIREGLEKMDREKQKKLERERMEKERAEMKKDDRKEHEVSVEGDGPRLPRKSKFDSDDEGNDEHESEEKITVKREFAARSPSPPAEDSEPELTDELKEELLMGITKTLLTEILLTVTNEEIMHVARDTHRKATRAPAKQLAQSSALASLTGLSGIGDYGSDESEDEDDDARSARGSDSSETDEEELHHRIRAKQDAFRRKEQELQEKLAQEALIAREEMAKERLSREKGEYNEGQLENAHKQEVNEKEPESVVDRRGSRSDEGKHSGRGKEQSRRGGSDSPANGHSSSSRSTSSRSSSRSSSTSSSSSASSRSSSRSLSPQRKRRRSRSSSRKARRRSRSHSSHRHRSEKARDRRRRSAERSSRHKRERSASREHRSRRSRSRSRERDRDRGRGRGRDSRSRSRDRARDKDRKRSRERRDSSHSRSSKHKQKASSRDRERRRDRSRSHEKDKKKKDKDREKDSDKKKEKPRSKDKEKEKGISVTEENDKAKKRKESDSLTDSQSDKRSRHDSKSSKKGSSKASKKRSDSDSSRSPTPEVSKEKKSKKSKRSRSRSVEKSHKSGKKASRKHKSKSRSRSASPSHRSKR, encoded by the exons ATGTGGGACCAGGGAGGACAGCCGTGGCCGCAGTGGCCTCTGAGCAGCCAGCAGCAATGGATGCAGTCCTTCCAGCACCAGCATGACCCAG GTCAAGTGGACTGGGCTGCTCTGGCGCAGGCCTGGATAGCCCAAAAAGAGTCGACAGGAACGCAACCGCACAACATTCAGCCTAATGGTCAAGACCTCCCCGGCCATGATTCTGGTccacctgctcctcctgctAACCATGGAGCCTTTCAGGGTGAACCTGGATTTGGACGGATGTGGCAACCAG AGTGGGGGATACATGGTCAGGGCCCTCCCCCTCCGCCGCCCCCTCCACCCGAGCAGCCCTGGATCCCTCCTGGGTCCGGCCCGATGGACGTGGTGGCCCCGAGCGAGGACAGCAACAGCCAGGACAGCGTGGAGTTCAACTCTGACGCCCACCGCGGGGGTTACTCCCAGAACAGCCATGGGTATGGGGCACAGCCCGACAGCTACGCCATGGCCCCCATGGCCATGAACCAGTTTGATTATCAG CACGGTGCAGCTCCGTCCTTCCCCCCGACTCCCTCAGGGTTTCACTCCCCGTACTGGCAGGGCCCCCCTCAGAGCAGGCGGGACGCCCGACCACCTGGCTTCAGGGACCGGCCCCGATCCCCCATCCAGCTCCCCGTCAAGCCTCCAGAGGCCCCAGCTCCTCTGGCTCCTCTAGCACCTCTAG ACGCCGTAAAGCGCCGCACGCTGCCAGCATGGATCCGAGAGGGTCTGGAGAAGATGGACAgggagaagcagaagaagctgGAGCGAGAGCGGATGGAGAAGGAGCGTGCCGAAATGAAAAAGGACGACAGGAAAGAACACGAAGTCAGCGTGGAAGGGGATGGGCCCCGTTTGCCCCGCAAGAGCAAATTT GACAGCGACGACGAGGGCAATGACGAGCACGAGAGTGAAGAGAAGATAACCGTGAAGCGAGAGTTTGCCGCCCGCAGCCCATCTCCGCCGGCGGAGGACAGCGAACCAGAACTAACTGACGAGTTGAAGGAGGAGCTGCTG ATGGGCATCACTAAAACTCTTCTGACTGAGATCCTCCTCACGGTCACCAATGAGGAGATCATGCACGTTGCCAGGGATACTCACAGAAAAGCCACTCGAG CTCCTGCAAAACAGCTGGCACAGTCAAGTGCACTGGCTTCTCTGACCGGTCTCA GTGGGATTGGTGACTACGGCTCAGATGAAAGCGAGGACGAGGACGACGACGCTCGCAGCGCTCGAGGGTCTGACTCTTCGGAGACAGACGAGGAAGAACTGCACCACCGCATCCGAGCAAAGCAGGACGCCTTCCGCCGTAAAGAGCAGGAATTGCAGGAAAAACTGGCGCAAGAAGCTCTGATTGCACGTG aagAGATGGCGAAGGAGAGATTGAGCAGAGAAAAGGGGGAATACAATGAGGGTCAGTTagaaaatgcacacaaacaggaagtaaacgAGAAGGAGCCAGAGTCTGTGGTAGACAGGCGTGGGTCCCGTAGTGATGAGGGCAAGCACTCGGGCCGAGGGAAGGAACAATCGAGGCGAGGTGGCAGCGACTCCCCGGCCAACGgccacagcagcagctcccGCTCCACCTCCAGCCGCAGCAGCTCCCGCTCCTCCTCCACGTCCTCGTCTTCTTCTGCATCTTCCCGTAGCTCCTCTCGGTCTTTGTCCCCACAAAGGAAGAGGCGGCGTAGTCGCTCTTCATCCCGCAAAGCTCGGCGGCGCAGCCGGAGCCACAGCTCCCACAGGCACCGCAGCGAGAAGGCCagggacaggaggaggaggagcgcaGAGCGCTCAAGTCGCCATAAGAGGGAGCGCAGCGCTTCCAGAGAGCACAGGAGCCGCAGGAGTAGGTCCCGGTCCAGGGAACGAGACAGGGACAGAGGCAGGGGTAGGGGCAGAGACAGCCGCAGTCGCAGCAGAGACAGAGCTAGAGACAAGGACAGGAAGAGGAGCCGGGAGCGCAGGGACAGCAGTCACAGTCGGAgcagcaaacacaaacaaaaggcctccagcagggacagggagaggaggagagacagAAGTCGAAGCCAtgaaaaagataagaaaaagaaagataaagacagagaaaaagattcagacaaaaagaaagagaaacctAGATCTAAAGAcaaggagaaggaaaaaggaaTCTCTGTAACAGAGGAGAACGACAAggcaaagaaaaggaaagagagcGATTCATTGACGGACTCCCAGAGCGACAAGCGCTCTCGGCACGATAGCAAATCATCTAAGAAGGGCTCCAGCAAAGCTAGCAAGAAGCGCTCAGACTCCGACTCAAGTAGATCCCCCACCCCCGAAGTTAGCAAGGAAAAGAAATCTAAGAAATCCAAACGTAGCCGGTCAAGGTCGGTGGAAAAATCTCACAAGTCTGGTAAGAAGGCAAGCCGCAAACACAAGTCTAAGTCACGATCAAG GTCCGCATCCCCATCCCATCGAAGCAAACGCTGA
- the coq3 gene encoding ubiquinone biosynthesis O-methyltransferase, mitochondrial: MYSNKLGRLMFGLKGLKVTSASGAFQRAAARSGFSWAAVCKQRTLWQQRSACAGMHQTGVRSAVHTTVDPGEVKRFQLLANKWWDEEGEFAALHAMNDLRVPFVRDNLLNAQRERHPGQPLAGLRILDVGCGGGLLSEPLGRLGATVLGIDPVEDSVRIAQLHAAHDPDLRDRVSYRACTLEELSGEGEPQQPEQGVTQFDAVVASEVVEHLADLDTFAICCSRFLKPGGSLFITTLNKTNLSYALAIVVAEQLLHIVPRGTHDWEKFISPVELERLLESNGFLVQSVQGMLYNPISGAWSWTNNTEINYALHAVKQDDEAQDGSSPSGGHDEATHS; this comes from the exons ATGTACTCCAACAAGCTTGGCCGTCTCATGTTCGGGTTAAAGGGCCTTAAAGTGACCTCCGCCTCCGGTGCCTTCCAGAGAGCGGCGGCTAGGAGCGGATTCAGCTGGGCTGCGGTGTGTAAGCAGCGGACACTGTGGCAGCAGAGGAGCGCCTGTGCAGGGATGCACCAGACCGG CGTTAGGTCAGCCGTCCACACCACTGTGGACCCCGGTGAGGTGAAGAGGTTCCAACTGCTGGCCAACAAGTGGTGGGATGAAGAGGGAGAGTTTGCTGCCCTTCATGCCATGAACGACCTCAGGGTGCCTTTTGTACG GGATAATCTGTTGAATGCGCAGAGAGAGCGTCACCCCGGACAACCGCTGGCAGGACTGAGAATCCTGGATGTGGGCTGTGGCGGAGGCCTGCTCTCAGAG CCACTGGGTCGCCTGGGAGCTACCGTATTGGGTATAGATCCAGTAGAAGACAGCGTCCGCATCGCCCAGCTGCACGCTGCTCACGACCCGGACCTCCGCGACCGGGTGTCCTACCGGGCCTGCACCCTGGAGGAGCTCTCCGGCGAAGGGGAGCCGCAGCAGCCGGAGCAGGGGGTGACCCAGTTCGACGCCGTCGTGGCGTCTGAAGTGGTGGAGCATCTGGCCGACTTGGACACTTTTGCCATCTGCTGCAGTCGCTTTCTGAAG CCAGGAGGCTCACTCTTCATCACCActctaaataaaaccaaccTGTCGTATGCGCTGGCCATCGTCGTTGCCGAGCAGCTGCTGCACATCGTTCCCAGAGGGACACATGACTGGGAGAAATTCATCAGCCCTGTGGAGCTGGAGCGCCTCCTGGAGTCCA ATGGTTTCTTAGTGCAGTCTGTCCAAGGCATGCTGTACAACCCGATCTCTGGAGCCTGGAGCTGGACAAACAACACTGAAATCAACTATGCCCTCCATGCTGTCAAGCAGGACGATGAAGCTCAGGATGGCAGCAGTCCCTCTGGGGGCCACGATGAAGCTACACACAGCTGA